The DNA window CCGTGGCCAGCAGTTCATCGTCGGGACTGGTGCGGGTCAGAAAATACGACAACCGCGAAGCGACCGCGTAGTCATCCAGCCAGCCGGCCGGCTCCTGCAGGAACAGGAATTTGGGAGAACAGAGCACGGCCGCGACCGAAGTCAGCAGCCCTTCTTCCAGCGTGGCGCCTGCTTTCATCTCCTCGGAAAACAGTTCCAGGTAAGGAGCCAGATCGGCTTCGGTCGCTGGTCGACGAAAGGCCTTCGACGCCACCCGTTTCAGCACCCGATGTGCGTCGGCCTGGGGATTCTCCGAGATGATCTCAAATTTGGGCTGGTACCAGGAACGCTGCCGGTCGGCCGGATTGCGGGGCATGATCTCCTGCCGTTTCAGACCGTCGAACAGCAGATGGTGCCCGCGCGTGGGGAATTCATCGACCAGCGGGCCCTCCAGCTCAATGTGGTTAATCGCCAGACCCGGGCCGGTGTAGTTGGCGATCCCTTTCTCCTTGATCTCATTCTTTTCATCGTGCAGGTCCCAGGGCGTTACCTCGACCATATAGTTGTTCTCGATCCAGGCTTCCAGCTCGATCGTGGTCGGCTTGCCGGGCGGCATCGAGTAATAACCATACGTGGGCGTTTCTACGCCCCGGGCGAAGGTCGTGGAGCCGACCGAAAACGTGATTGGCTGGTCGGACTGGTAAGCGTAGCCCGTGACACGAATCTTGTAGCGGCCAGCGGTACGGGTATTGGCTTCGCGAAGCATGCCGCTGGGATAACCGGTCTGGCGGTAGAAAACGATCGCTCCGTCATCCAGTTTGTGCCACTGGTTGCCGATGAATTTCTCCACGCCGCGGGTATCGGCGTAGCTGGCCCGCACCACTTTGCTTTCCGGTTTGTCCAGGGTCTTCTGCACGGCCGCTTCCAGGACCTTGTCGGCCGCGGTCAGGTACTGCTGCATTTGCACCATCGAAATGCTGAGCGCGGCGCCCACATTATCAAACTCGTGCGAGCGGCTGTCGGGCGGCAAGGTATCGGCCAGTTTGAGATTTACGCCGAACATATCGTTCAGCGTGTTCTCATACTCGCTGCGATTCAGCCGACGCAGTACGACTCCCTTGGCCGCATAGTGGGCCTGGGCCAGGGAAGGTCCTAGAATACGGATGAACGCGGCATGATGCGCCGCGGTCGGCTGGTCGGCGTCGGCGGGCGGCATTTCTCCTTGCTGGACGCGATCGAACACGCGCACCCAGGCCGCCATGGTTTGCGGGTCCGCCAGATCGGCGCCCAGCGTATCGAGATTGAAGCCGCCTTCCTTGGCTCCATCGGCATGGCAATCATTGCAGTACTTGGCAAAAAACGGCGCCAGCGTCTGTTCGAACTCCGCCGCAGAAACGCTGCCCGCCAGGGCGACGCAGACCAAGGTCGACAGAAGCAGAAGGGCGCGGGATGATGGCGTCAGACCCATAGAATTTGCAACACTCGAGAAGAAGAACGGGAACACGCGGGCCGGGGATTGGCCCTTATTTTATCATCCCGCGCCGGACAATTTCTTCAACCCCTAAAACCAGGGACGCCCCCTCGATCATGACTGCGCGACTTCTACAGATTGACGCCTTTACCAGCCGCCTTTTTGGCGGCAATCCGGCGGCCGTCTGTTTGCTGGAAACGGATCCGACCGACGCCTGGATGCAGGCGGTTGCGGCTGAGAACAACCTGGCCGAAACGGCGTATGTGCAGCGCCGGGCCGACGGTTTCTCCCTCCGCTGGTTCACTCCTTCGACGGAAGTCGACCTGTGCGGGCACGCCACGCTGGCCGCAGCCCATGCCTTGTGGACCGAAGGGGACGTCCCGCCCGGGGAACCGATCCGCTTCTCCACACGTAGCGGCTGGCTAACGGCGACCCGTCTTGGCGGTGAGTCCGGCGATACGATCGAACTCGACTTTCCCGCCACGCCAGTGCAGCCCGGACCGCCGCCGCCTGAACTGCTGGCCGGGCTGGGAATCGAGACGGCTGTGCTGACGGGACTGACCCGGTTCGACGCGTTTCTGGAACTGGAGTCGGCCGACGCCGTGCGGGCGTTGGAACCGGACTTCCGCAGGCTGGGCAGGATCCCGTTGCGGGGGATCATCGTTACCAGCCGCAGCGACGACGAGGCGTATGACTTTATCTCGCGGTTTTTCGGTCCCGCCTCGGGCATCGATGAAGACCCGGCGACCGGCTCGGCGTATTGCGCCCTGGGGCCGTACTGGAGGGAACGAATGGGGAAGCAGCAGCTGGTCGGGTACCAGGCTTCGCGTCGCGGCGGCGTGATCCGCTGCCGGCCCGAAGGGGACCGGGTGTTCCTGGGTGGGCAAGCAGTGACGTACTTCCGCACCCAACTGACGCCGGACGTGTTAAACTCCTGAACAGTTTAGAGACTCCCGCGCGTCACAGGCGACGACAGTCGCCGGCGGGTGCTGATGTTCTCGATCCAGGCGATGTCGACGGCGACGATCAAAACGTCGACCGATTCGTGCGGATCGATCCTTCTTTCCGCCTGTTCCTTTAGCGATACGGATTTCATGACGGACCTTACTCTTACTGCGGAAGAACGGGAGCGATACGCCCGGCAAATGGGACCCGGCGTGCTGTCGCTCGCTGGCCAGCAACGACTGAAGAACTCGGCCGCTTTGATCACGCGGGTGGGCGGAATGGGCGGACCAGCGGCGCAAATGCTAACGATGGCCGGCGTGGGACGGGTCATTATCGCCCACGGCGGCGAGCTGATCTCTCCCGATCTCAACCGCCAGGTGCTCGGCTCCGAGGCCGTGCTGGGCGAACCCAGGGCGCCGCACTTTGCGCAGTACTTGCGTTCGCTGAATCGGTTTGTCGAGGTGGAAGGCTTGCCGCGGGAGCCGGACGACGCCGAAGCGGCCGCCCTGGCGGCGCGGTGCAACCTGATCGTCTCCTGCCCGCCGACCTTCACCGAGCGACTACGGCTGAGCCGGGCCGCCGAACAGGCGAACCTGCCGTTCATCGATGCGGCCCAATGGGGCATGACGGGCTCCCTGATGGTCTTCCATCCCGACAAGAAGCCGTACCTGGAGCGGGTTTATCCGGAGCCGCCGGAATTTGAAGAGTTGTTCCCGGTCGTCGGCGCCATCTCCGCCGCCATCGGCGCCCTGGCCGCGCTGGAGGCAATCAAGATCCTCTCCGGCGAAGGGAAGCCGATCTGGAATCAAATGCTGATTTACGACGGCTTCCAGGGCCGGGTGAACCAGGTGGAAATTTAGAGGGAGGCAACCCGGAGAGGAAAAAGAGGATGCACCGCGGAGGAACAGAAGGAGAGCAAGAGAGGCTGTTTTCAGCCAGCGCTGAATTTTCCTCTCTCCCTGATATCCTTCCCATCGCCGACGTCATTCCTCACGGCGGTCCGTTTCCGCGAGTTTTCTCCTCTTCCCTCTGCGTTTCTCCACGTGCTCTGCGGCGAACTTTTTCTTCTGAGCGGCTTTAACGAACAGCAGACTGCAGGCAAGCTGCAGGATTCTGCAGGCTTGCCGTGGCGGTTGGCCGGGGCTTATTTCAGTTTGTCGAGCAGACGGCCGGGGGAGCCCATGGCGTTGTAGCCGCCGTCGACGTGCAGAATTTCGCCGGTGATGCCGTCGGACATATCGGACAGCAAAAAGGCGCCCGACTTGCCGACTTCCTGGTGGGTGATGTTCCGTCCCAGCGGAGCCATCTGTTCGTACAGGTGCAGCATTTCCGAGACGCCGGCGCCGACGCCGGCCAGCGTTTTGAGCGGACCCGCACTCACGGCGTTGACGCGGACGCCTTTGGGGCCCAGGTCAAAGGCCAGGTACTTCACGGCCGCATCGAGGGCCGCTTTGCAGATGCCCATCACGTTATAGCCGGGCACGCACTTCTCGCCGCCGAAGTAAGTCATGGCGGCGATCGAGGACTTGGGCGACATGATGTCCTTGGCGGCGTTGGCCACGGCGATCAGGCTAAAGGCGCTGATATCCATCGCCATTTTGAAGCCTTCACGGCTGGTTTCGATCGTGTCGCGGCCGAGGTCGTTCATATCCGCAAAGGCGATCGAGTGCAGCAGGAAGTCGATCTGGCCAAACTCTTTTTTCGCCAGCGCCATGACTTCGGCGATGTTCTCGTCGCTTTGCACGTTAAGCGGGGTGAGGAAGCGAACGCCGTCGTGGCCGTCGGTGCATTTGGAAACGCGTCGGCGGTTCTTCTTTTTTTCATCGTCGGGCTTGTCGGGCAGATGGGTAAAGCCGCACTCGCCGCCGCCTTCGAGAATTTCCTTGGCGATCGCCCAGGCGATAGAGCGGTCATTGGCCACCCCGAGAATCAAACCTTTTTTGCCTTCGAACAGACCCATGATGCTCCCTCCGTATACAACATTCCCAAACGGCGTAAACGCAGCCGTTCTCGCCCGCTTACGATACATTCTGCAGGCATTTTCCGCTATTGGACTGCTGCAGTCGACCTGCCCGCTCTTTTCCCGGTTTCTGGCCAGGACCAGCGGCAGACAAGAGGATTTGCCCGCACGATCCGGCTGAAAGGTAAAGCACCCCGTCTTTCAGGGGGAAATGGCGTTGAGTTGGCCTAAAAAAATGCTCGAATAAATTGATCAACCGGGGCAGAGTGGGTATGTTAAGGGTTGAAGTTTAACTTTCCCCGGTGGAGTAGTGCGCCCAATCTTCACGGCGACGCTCTTCCCCTTCAGGCTTATCCCCCTTGCGATCCGTTTCAGGAGAATGCCCCAATGCCGAATAAGAAGGATGCTACGTCAACTCCCGCCAGCTCGACGACCTCGCGTCGCAGTTTCATGAAAACGACCGGTTCGTCGCTGTTGATCGCCGGAGGCGCCGTAGCGGCGACGGGTCTGAGCGTTGCCCGGGCGGCCCATTCTTTTGGCGACGGTAAAATCAAAATCGGCCTGATCGGTTGCGGCGGCCGCGGCACGGGCGCTGCCCGCCAGGCGATGAACACCTCCGGCGGCGATGTGGTGCTGACCGCGATGGCGGACGCTTTTGGCGATCGTCTGCAGGGCGCGTATCGCGGCCTGAAGAGCGCTCATGGCGACCTGGTGCAGGTCACCAAGGATCAGCAGTTTGTTGGTTTTGACGCCTATAAAGACGTTCTGGCAAGCGATGTCGACCTGGTCATTCTGGCCACCCCGCCTGGCTTCCGTCCGCTGCATGTCGAATCGGCCATCGCGGCCGGCAAGCATGTCTTTATGGAAAAACCGGTGGCCGTCGACGCCCCGGGCGTCCGCCGCGTGCTGGCTGCCGGCGAAGAAGCCAAGAAAAAAGGTCTGGCCATCGCGTGCGGACTGCAGCGTCGCCACGAACGGGCCTACATGGAAACCATGGACCAGCTCCATGGCGGCGCCATCGGTGATATCGTATTCGCCCGCGGTTACTGGAACGGCGCCGGGGTGTGGGTTCGTCCCCGCACCGACCAGCAGACCGAACTGGAATACCAGATGCGGAACTGGTACTACTTCAACTGGCTCTGCGGCGACCATATCAACGAGCAGCACATCCATAACCTGGATGTCATCAACTGGCTCATGGAAGGCTACCCGGTCAAAGCCCAGGGCGTCGGCGGCCGTGAAGTCCGCACCGGCCTGGATAATGGCCAGATCTACGATCACCATATGGTCGAGTACACCTACTCCAATGGTCGCAAGTCGCTTAGCCAGTGCCGACATATTCCCGGTTGCTGGAACAGCGTCACCGAATTTGCCCACGGCACAACGGGCACCTGCGATATCAGCGGCGGCAAAATCTTCAACGCGGCCGGCGAGCAGACCTGGGCCACCGAAGGCTCCCGCGGCGGCCACCAGCAGGAACACCACGACCTGTTCGCCGAACTTCGCAAAGGCAACACGCCCAACGAAGCGGAGTACGGCGCCCTCAGCACCATGACCGCGATCATGGGACGCATGGCGACCTACTCCGGCAAGGAGATCAACTGGGAAGACGCTCTGAACTCCCAGATTTCGCTGGCGACGGTTGACGCCCTGCACAACCTGAACGACGTCGCTCCGGTCCAGCCCGACGCTGAAGGTCGTTACCCGATCGCCGTGCCCGGCGAGACCAAAACGGTCTAACTGCTGCTCTCCCCATGGCGGGAAAGTAACGGCCAGGCGCCGTACGGAATTGACCGATCGAATAGAACTGTCGAAGGGATCGCCTGCAGGGAACTGCTCTGCGGGCGTGCTATGACGGGGGCCATCGCCCCCGTTTTTTTGTGCGCCGATGGCGCGCAACTTGCACTCTGTTAAAGGTGTTTGAAACTGCCTTTATCCCGGAGGAGCAACCATGTCCGGTCAATGTGTCGTCGCCGTATTTCCCAATCTGGCCGCCGCCGTCAAAGGGGTTCGCATTGTTGAAGATGCAGGCGTTCCCCATCATTGCGTTTCGCTCGTCCAACGGGATGTCTCGAAAGAAGCCGCCCATCCTGAGGATATGCAGCATGGGGACATGGCGGAAAACCGTGCAGCGGAAGGGGCCGGACTCGGCGGCCTGCTTGGCCTGCTGTTAGGCGCTCCGCTACTGATGATCCCCGGTGTGGGCCTGGTGCTGGCCGCGGGGCCGATTGCCGCGGGTTTGACCGGGGCGATGGTCGGCGGCTTCCTGGGCTCCATGTCGGGCTGGGGCGTACCCGATAATCATATTGCGGAGTACGAAGAGCAAGTGCGCGAAGGATCCGTGCTGGTCATCATCGATAGCAACCCCGAGGAGCTGGCCCGGGCGGCGAATCTGCTGCAGGAATCCGAAGCCACTGCCATCGATACCCATGTGGAAACGAGCGCCGACAAGGTTTCTCCCTGATCCACAACGTCAACAGCGATTTGGTCGCCAGGCAACCCGGGTGCTGCGATGGCGACCTGTTTTTGCGTCGTCGTTGGTTTTCGATCTGCCAGGCCGGCATCTATCTGGCAGGCCGATCTTGGCGGAATCAATGAAAGGCGGAAGCAACAGCGCTGGAGATCTGCACCAGGCGGCCGGGCGCGTTGGCCCGCGGGGTGGTGGTGAAAATCATGCAGAAGCCGTCCCGCTCACGATCCATCCAGACCATGGTGCCCGTGGCGCCGGTATGGCCAAAAACGTGCGGCCCCAGCAGGCTGCTCCAGCTGTCGGACTCGCCCACGTGGTTCATTTGCCAGCCCAGCCCCCAGCGGCGACAGCGGCGGATCGGCTCCGGCAGATCGGGGTAATCGTCCAGCCGGTTCTCCGTCATCCGCTGAACCGTGAACGGCGACAGCAGCCGCACGTCGCCATATGCGCCGCCGTTGAGCAGGCACTGGCAGATTATGGCGAAATCGTCCGGCGTGCTGAACATGCCGCCCCAGGGCGCCCCTAGCTCTGTCCAGTACGGACTATTCCAGCCGAAGTCGGAGTTGTGCTGGTACGCGGGCGTTTCCACCCGGACGAGCCGTTCCCGCGCGAAGCCGACCGACCCCAGGCCGGTCGATTTCAGCCCCAGCGGATCGAAGATTTCTTTCTTCAGGAATTTGCTGATCGGCAGGCCCGACAGCCGCTGCACCAGTTCGGCCACAATCAGCGTGCCCATGCTTTGATAGGAGTGGCTGGTTCCCGGCGGGAACAGGGGCACCGTATCCCGAATGGCGCCGCGGATAAACTCCTGCAGCGGCGCATGCTGTTTACGCAGCTCGGCGTTGTTCTCCAGCATGTCGGGCAGGCCCGAGGTGTGGGTAAACAGATGTGCGACCAGCGTCGCTTCCTTGTGATGGGCGGCGAACTCCGGGATGTAGTGCGTGACCCGATCGCTCAGGTTCAGCAGCCCCCGTTCGACCAGCATCATCGCCCCCATGTAGACGATCGGCTTGGTGATGGAGGCCAGAAGAAACAGCCCGTCGCGACGCAGCGGCGGGGCGCCGGGCTCGGCTCCCTGGCGGCCAAAGAACCGCGGCTCTACCAGCTTGCCGGCCCGGCCGACGGCGATCGTACCGCCGGGAATCTCGGGATCGGCTCCGCTCGTCCAGTCTTCCAGCAGGTCGTAAGCCAGCTGCAGCCGGGCCGGATCCAGCCCCAGTTCGGTCGGTTTGGCTAGAGGTAAGGAGGTCATTGGCAAGACTCGACAAAGGGATAGGGTTAAGCAGGATCGTGGCCTTTTGGCTGCGGCAGGATCCTTATTTGTGACGGAACAGGTCGCTCTGGATCACGCCGTGAACGAGGGAACGCAGGCCGTAGTTGTCGCGGGCGGCCTGGGCGACGATGGCGTCGATGGTCGGCTGGTCGATCGGCGTGGCCGGCTCGCCGGTAGCGTATGTCAGCAGGTGACGCGTCACGCCGCGGCCCAGCTGGGCCGGGTCGGCGGCCAGCTTCGCCCGCAATTCTCGCACGCCCGTGAACGGCTCGCCGGCAGGCGTGACGCCGGTGGAGTCGACGGGCAGTCCGTCGGTCCACTTCTTTTCCCCTTTCCCGGCTTCGGGATTCAGCACGCGGTAGTGCGTGCGAAAGCCGCCCATCACGTCGAAACTTTCCAGGGCGAATCCGTAAGGATCAAAGCGGGCGTGACACGCTTTGCAGCTGCCCTGCTGGCTGTGCAGGGCCAATTGTTCCCGCAGCGTTTTGGCGCCGCGGGTGTCGGGATCGACCGGATCAATATTGGACGGCGGGGGCGGGATGCGAATCCCCAGCAGTCGCTCGGCCACCCAGACGCCGCGTTTGACGGGCGACGTGAGCGTACCGTTGGCGGTGACTTTCAGCGTAGACGCCTGCGTCCAGATGCCTCCGTAAGGCGTGTCGGCCGGCAAGCGGACCTGGCGGATCTGGAAACCTTCCACGCCGGGGATTCCGTAGAACTCGGCCAGTCGGGAGTTGACCATCGCCCAGTCCGGGGCGACAAAGTCCCGCACGCTCAGGTTTTCGTCCAGCATGCGGCGGAAGGTGGCCGGGGTTTCCAGCATGCTGGAGATCTTCAGTTCTTCGTCGTACTCCGAGTACAAATCCTTGTCGGGCGTGGTGTTGTCGATCCCCCACAGGCCCAGCCATTGAGCCAGGAAGTCGTCGACAAAGCGGTCCGACCGCGGATCATTCAGCAGTCGCTCGGTTTGCTCCCGCAGCACTTTCGGATCGCTCAGCTTCCCTTGCCGGGCG is part of the Lignipirellula cremea genome and encodes:
- a CDS encoding HesA/MoeB/ThiF family protein, with protein sequence MTDLTLTAEERERYARQMGPGVLSLAGQQRLKNSAALITRVGGMGGPAAQMLTMAGVGRVIIAHGGELISPDLNRQVLGSEAVLGEPRAPHFAQYLRSLNRFVEVEGLPREPDDAEAAALAARCNLIVSCPPTFTERLRLSRAAEQANLPFIDAAQWGMTGSLMVFHPDKKPYLERVYPEPPEFEELFPVVGAISAAIGALAALEAIKILSGEGKPIWNQMLIYDGFQGRVNQVEI
- a CDS encoding Gfo/Idh/MocA family protein, which codes for MPNKKDATSTPASSTTSRRSFMKTTGSSLLIAGGAVAATGLSVARAAHSFGDGKIKIGLIGCGGRGTGAARQAMNTSGGDVVLTAMADAFGDRLQGAYRGLKSAHGDLVQVTKDQQFVGFDAYKDVLASDVDLVILATPPGFRPLHVESAIAAGKHVFMEKPVAVDAPGVRRVLAAGEEAKKKGLAIACGLQRRHERAYMETMDQLHGGAIGDIVFARGYWNGAGVWVRPRTDQQTELEYQMRNWYYFNWLCGDHINEQHIHNLDVINWLMEGYPVKAQGVGGREVRTGLDNGQIYDHHMVEYTYSNGRKSLSQCRHIPGCWNSVTEFAHGTTGTCDISGGKIFNAAGEQTWATEGSRGGHQQEHHDLFAELRKGNTPNEAEYGALSTMTAIMGRMATYSGKEINWEDALNSQISLATVDALHNLNDVAPVQPDAEGRYPIAVPGETKTV
- a CDS encoding enoyl-ACP reductase FabI, whose amino-acid sequence is MGLFEGKKGLILGVANDRSIAWAIAKEILEGGGECGFTHLPDKPDDEKKKNRRRVSKCTDGHDGVRFLTPLNVQSDENIAEVMALAKKEFGQIDFLLHSIAFADMNDLGRDTIETSREGFKMAMDISAFSLIAVANAAKDIMSPKSSIAAMTYFGGEKCVPGYNVMGICKAALDAAVKYLAFDLGPKGVRVNAVSAGPLKTLAGVGAGVSEMLHLYEQMAPLGRNITHQEVGKSGAFLLSDMSDGITGEILHVDGGYNAMGSPGRLLDKLK
- a CDS encoding PhzF family phenazine biosynthesis protein: MTARLLQIDAFTSRLFGGNPAAVCLLETDPTDAWMQAVAAENNLAETAYVQRRADGFSLRWFTPSTEVDLCGHATLAAAHALWTEGDVPPGEPIRFSTRSGWLTATRLGGESGDTIELDFPATPVQPGPPPPELLAGLGIETAVLTGLTRFDAFLELESADAVRALEPDFRRLGRIPLRGIIVTSRSDDEAYDFISRFFGPASGIDEDPATGSAYCALGPYWRERMGKQQLVGYQASRRGGVIRCRPEGDRVFLGGQAVTYFRTQLTPDVLNS
- a CDS encoding serine hydrolase domain-containing protein: MTSLPLAKPTELGLDPARLQLAYDLLEDWTSGADPEIPGGTIAVGRAGKLVEPRFFGRQGAEPGAPPLRRDGLFLLASITKPIVYMGAMMLVERGLLNLSDRVTHYIPEFAAHHKEATLVAHLFTHTSGLPDMLENNAELRKQHAPLQEFIRGAIRDTVPLFPPGTSHSYQSMGTLIVAELVQRLSGLPISKFLKKEIFDPLGLKSTGLGSVGFARERLVRVETPAYQHNSDFGWNSPYWTELGAPWGGMFSTPDDFAIICQCLLNGGAYGDVRLLSPFTVQRMTENRLDDYPDLPEPIRRCRRWGLGWQMNHVGESDSWSSLLGPHVFGHTGATGTMVWMDRERDGFCMIFTTTPRANAPGRLVQISSAVASAFH
- a CDS encoding DUF1269 domain-containing protein, coding for MSGQCVVAVFPNLAAAVKGVRIVEDAGVPHHCVSLVQRDVSKEAAHPEDMQHGDMAENRAAEGAGLGGLLGLLLGAPLLMIPGVGLVLAAGPIAAGLTGAMVGGFLGSMSGWGVPDNHIAEYEEQVREGSVLVIIDSNPEELARAANLLQESEATAIDTHVETSADKVSP
- a CDS encoding DUF1592 domain-containing protein; its protein translation is MGLTPSSRALLLLSTLVCVALAGSVSAAEFEQTLAPFFAKYCNDCHADGAKEGGFNLDTLGADLADPQTMAAWVRVFDRVQQGEMPPADADQPTAAHHAAFIRILGPSLAQAHYAAKGVVLRRLNRSEYENTLNDMFGVNLKLADTLPPDSRSHEFDNVGAALSISMVQMQQYLTAADKVLEAAVQKTLDKPESKVVRASYADTRGVEKFIGNQWHKLDDGAIVFYRQTGYPSGMLREANTRTAGRYKIRVTGYAYQSDQPITFSVGSTTFARGVETPTYGYYSMPPGKPTTIELEAWIENNYMVEVTPWDLHDEKNEIKEKGIANYTGPGLAINHIELEGPLVDEFPTRGHHLLFDGLKRQEIMPRNPADRQRSWYQPKFEIISENPQADAHRVLKRVASKAFRRPATEADLAPYLELFSEEMKAGATLEEGLLTSVAAVLCSPKFLFLQEPAGWLDDYAVASRLSYFLTRTSPDDELLATAQSGQLIKDRTLLRKQTERLLQSEHAQRFVNDFTDAWLNLRDLEFTNPDDALFPEYDRFLLFSMQEETRSFFHELLAENLPVRNVAASDFAMLNNRLARHYEIDGVVGPHMRRVKLPADSVRGGLLSQASVLKVSANGTNTSPVVRGVWVMERLLGETPQPPPPGIAGVEPDIRGATTLRELLDKHRNLDSCRACHQAIDPPGFALESFDPIGGWRDRFRSLGDGEKVDLVVNARKVRYKLGQPVDATGQLADGRKFDGFRQFRTYLASDEDRLAKALTEKLLTFATGRELGFSDRAEVERIVQQSAADGHGVRNLLFLCVESEIFRRK